A stretch of Vigna angularis cultivar LongXiaoDou No.4 chromosome 4, ASM1680809v1, whole genome shotgun sequence DNA encodes these proteins:
- the LOC108332050 gene encoding uncharacterized protein LOC108332050: MDDDERERLLERERLQIQMIRQLDLEHLEVEEVDYSDEDEDADTEVDQDYAIWLSQLTSSGSPHSSAEFTFDTYITPLHTYLGDVEDTRHRTAFLDGGAVLNIPLFCLRGVVLFPGATLPLRVIEPRLVAAVERALTQDDVPHTIAVIRIHRDTATRRTKSASVGTTAEIRQFGRLGDGSLNVVTRGQQRFRLRRSWNDVEGVPYGEIQIIEEDLPVRIPRDAFGKLAPLSNMPCSQAVSHTVSSPYSHVKMQRSKDKESDSEPNSDDSFENELSPVERKIHLSVVGSSYVDDTMDESANSCKPKFMCKSDQEIRSNLDSRTGNCSTSGKQSWNEELNRCKNICAYTSHKISKAFWPHWTYRMFDSYLLAQRAADMWKRIVGVPNMESLVKKPDVLSFHIASKIPVSESTRQELLDIDGIAYRLRREIELLESIDLIRCKSCETTIAKRSDMLVMSSEGPLSAYVNPGGYVHEIMTLYKANGLSLLGPAVAEYSWFPGYAWTIAICATCKTQMGWLFTARSQKLKPSTFWGIRSCQLAEEKTRKPIV; this comes from the exons ATGGATGACGATGAGAGAGAGAGGTTACTGGAGAGGGAGAGATTGCAAATCCAGATGATTCGCCAGCTCGATCTCGAGCAccttgaagttgaagaagtcgATTACTCCGATGAAGACGAAGACGCCGACACCGAGGTCGACCAGGATTATGCGATTTGGCTTTCACAATTAACTTCGTCCGGTTCTCCTCACTCTTCTGCTGAATTCACTTTCGACACCTATATCACGCCGTTGCATACCTATCTCGGAG ATGTCGAAGACACGCGTCACAGGACTGCGTTTTTGGACGGTGGAGCTGTATTGAACATTCCGCTCTTTTGTCTCCGAg GAGTCGTACTCTTTCCTGGGGCTACACTTCCCCTTAGAGTTATTGAACCTCGTTTGGTGGCTGCTGTGGAGAGAGCTCTAACTCAAGATGATGTTCCTCATACCATTGCTGTG ATTCGAATCCACAGGGATACTGCAACACGTAGGACGAAATCAGCAAGCGTTGGGACAACTGCAGAG ATTCGACAATTTGGGCGTCTGGGGGACGGTTCGCTGAATGTAGTTACCCGTGGACAACAACGATTTCGCCTAAGACGGTCCTGGAATGATGTGGAAGGAGTG CCTTATGGAGAGATCCAAATTATTGAGGAAGATCTTCCAGTGAGAATTCCAAGAGATGCTTTTGGCAAATTAGCACCATTGAGTAACATGCCCTGTAGTCAAGCTGTCTCACATACGGTGTCTTCACCATATTCTCATGTTAAAATGCAAAGGTCAAAAGATAAGGAAAGTGATTCAGAACCAAATTCAGATGACAGTTTTGAGAATGAACTCTCACCGGTGGAAAGGAAAATCCATCTATCAGTTGTTGGCTCCAGTTACGTAGATGATACAATGGATGAATCAGCAAACAGCTGCAAACCTAAATTCATGTGTAAGTCAGATCAGGAAATTAGATCCAATCTGGATTCAAGGACTGGGAATTGTTCCACTTCTGGAAAGCAGTCATGGAATGAAGAGCTTAATAGATGTAAAAACATATGTGCCTACACATCtcataaaatttcaaaagcaTTTTGGCCCCACTGGACATATCGGATGTTTGACTCTTATTTGCTGGCACAAAGGGCTGCAG ATATGTGGAAGCGAATAGTTGGGGTGCCTAACATGGAAAGTCTCGTTAAGAAGCCTGATGTTTTATCATTTCACATAGCTAGTAAAATACCTGTGTCTGAGTCTACAAGGCAGGAGCTTTTGGATATAGATGGCATTGCATACAGATTGCGTAGGGAAATTGAATTACTAGAGAGCATTGATCTTATCCGGTGTAAAAGCTGTGAG ACTACGATTGCAAAACGAAGTGATATGTTGGTGATGTCGAGTGAGGGTCCTCTTAGTGCTTATGTGAATCCAGGTGGTTATGTGCATGAGATAATGACTCTTTACAAGGCAAATGGTTTATCTCTTCTTGGACCAGCAGTAGCTGAATACAGTTGGTTTCCTGG GTATGCATGGACAATTGCTATTTGTGCTACATGTAAAACCCAAATGGGGTGGCTTTTCACGGCCAGGAGCCAAAAACTAAAACCCAGCACTTTCTGGGGAATTCGGAGCTGTCAACTTGCAGAAGAAAAAACGCGAAAACCCATAGTTTGA